The Juglans regia cultivar Chandler chromosome 6, Walnut 2.0, whole genome shotgun sequence genome contains the following window.
CATCACAAATGGGACTCTTTTTGACCACATTCATGATGAAAGTCGTGCATATTCACTTTCATGGGAAAAGCGTATGAAGATAGCAGTAGAAACCGCAAGAGCCCTTTCATACCTTCATGCTGAAATTTCTATGCCAATTATACATAGAGATGTGAAAAGTATAAATATACTTTTAGATGATAACCACATAGCAAAAGTGGCCGACTTTGGAGCTTCACTGTTGGTTGCTCttgaaaaaacacaaataaccaCTTTGGTGCAAGGAACTCTTGGGTACTTAGACCCTGAGTACTTCCATACTAGCCAACTAACagaaaaaagtgatgtgtaCAGCTTTGGAGTCGTGTTGGCAGAGCTATTGATAGGTGAAAAGGGAATTTCTTCACTTAGACCTGAAACTTATAAAAACCCAGCAATCTACTTTGCTTCTGCAGTTAACGAGGATCGTCTACTTCAAATTCTTGAGGATCACATTGTCAAAGACAGTAATATTGAGGTATTAAAGGAAGTTGCTAGTCTTGCAATAAGGTGCTTAAGTGTAAGAAAGGAGGATAGACCCACTATGACTGAAGTGGCCATGAAGCTAGAGGGATTGCGAAATATGGAAAAGCATCCATGGGGACAGGATAATGAAACTGAAGAAGAGATGGTCTACATGCTAAGTACACCCACACACTCTTTCAAAATCGATATGCTCATTAGTTCTACCAATGCAACTATTGGACAAGATAGCAAAATTCGAAACCTTCTGTTGAAACCACTGGATGATGGCTGATAATTAATTACTCCACCAATAGTTTTGCATAAGTTGGTTAGATCGATTGAATTTCTATATGCTTAATAATGtcatgtaataataataatgtagaGAACTATATGTTGTTCAAATAACTCTTTTGCTCTCTTTACTTTGATACAGACGGGGAGGTGCAAttgaaactatatatacaatGCCTATTGCTTTCGGTAATCTTATAGAATACTAGAATATTATATGAATACACCGTACTTGGGTAATGAATACTAGAATAATGAATAGCCGTATTCGGGTCTCTCTTTTAATAGGTCATTGCAGTTAAAAAATAACAAGCAACGCTAGTTTGATCCACACTGtctttcacaaaaataaaataaaaaagccttCAATGAGTGCTAGCATAAAAGATAGATACAAATTAGAAGACTAAGGTTGGAATTGTAATGAACAGAGATTCAAAGTAAGGATTTCATAATTACCTTATTAATGAAATCTATTTACACATATTcatctaaaaaattgaaattgtttattggTATAAATGTTGCAATGTCCACCAAGCAACCTACAAATTAAGATTGATCTCAGTTATCTTTATGGATATTAATTTTCTATTGTTGtctatgagatttttatttcgATACCTTAATTCCCAAGTACTAGGAGTTGTTGAATGGAATTTTCGAAGTAATGTTGGGTGATATGTATTGCATGCATAGAAAGAGAGGGGGAAGGAGGGGACAATAGGTTGAGGGAAGTCAGGGTGGCAGGAGAAAAGGGAGTATGTGACATAAAGGAGAGAAGATAGGACGTAAAGTAGGCAAAGGGCAGAGGATAAAGCAAAGGGACTGGACCACTTCCAAAGGGGCTTCTTCCAGACTTTAGCTTTAGCAGTTTCTTCAACCTCACGATAAGGACTCCAGAGAGGGAATCTCCACCAAAAGATAGAGCTCAGATTTCCATTGTACAATGAGGACTAGAGACCATAAGAGACAAAcaatcatattatagtggatcCTCCCCTCCCTACATCTCGTGGACGTAGGCTttatgtcgaaccacgtaaatttgtgtGTCTCTGTCTCTTTATTTTCACTGCTCTCTACCATGGATGAAAGTACAGACATCGCACAACCGCACTAGACTAGCTCCGCGGGCTCCACACTACACTGATCGAAGCCAA
Protein-coding sequences here:
- the LOC108991622 gene encoding putative wall-associated receptor kinase-like 16, which encodes METTKIFSTDELKKATNNYDESKVLGKGGYGTVYKCLLPNNKVVAIKKSKICDQNQIEQFINEVIVLTQVNHRNVVKLLSCCLETEVPLLVYEFITNGTLFDHIHDESRAYSLSWEKRMKIAVETARALSYLHAEISMPIIHRDVKSINILLDDNHIAKVADFGASLLVALEKTQITTLVQGTLGYLDPEYFHTSQLTEKSDVYSFGVVLAELLIGEKGISSLRPETYKNPAIYFASAVNEDRLLQILEDHIVKDSNIEVLKEVASLAIRCLSVRKEDRPTMTEVAMKLEGLRNMEKHPWGQDNETEEEMVYMLSTPTHSFKIDMLISSTNATIGQDSKIRNLLLKPLDDG